The Acidobacteriota bacterium nucleotide sequence TACGCTTCCTTGGTAATGGTCAGCTTCAGCTGGGCCGTGACGTCACGGTGCAGCTTGACCGGGACGAGCGATTCGCCCAGCGCGCGCAGCGGATCGGGCAGCAGGATCTTGCGGCGATCCACGTCGAAGCCCTTTTCCTTCAGCAGGTCCGCGATGTCGCCGTTCGTCACCGACCCGTACATCGTGTCGTTGTCGCCCACCTTGCGGGCAATCTGCAGGTCGAGGGCCACCAGCCGCTCGGCCAGCGCCTCGGCCTGGCCGCGTTCCTCGCCTTCACGCGCTTCGGAAATCTTCCGCTCGCGCGCGATCCAGTTCTTGTTGGCCTCGGTCGCCGGCAGGGCCAGCTTCCGCGGCAGCAGGTAGTTGCGGGCGTAGCCATCGGCGACTTTGACGACGTCGCCGCGCTTGCCCACGTGATCCACGTGATCCCGGAGAATGACTTCCATTGTTCCTGTTCTCCCTTAATCCGCTGCGTACGGGAGCAGCGCCAGCTGGCGCGCCCGCACGATCGCCACGCGCAGCCCGCGCTGGTGCTTGGCACAGGTCCCGGAAATCCGTCGCGGCAACACCTTGCCACGCTCGGGAACGAAGCCGCTCAGCAGCTTGACGTCCTTGTAGTTGATGTCGTCGATCTTGTCCGCGCAGAACTTGCAGACTTTCCGGCGCCGGAAGAATCCGCCGCCACGACGCTTGTCGCCACCCTTGGCGTCCTTGGCATCCTTGCCACGGGCTCCGCCCGGGCCGCCTCGCTTGGGTCCACCGAATGCCATGTTAAGCCTCCATCTCCCCGCCGTCGAACATCATGTCGCCGGAATCGTCGTTATCTTCACCCTGCGGACCTTCACCCGGCTGACGATCGGGCGGCAGGCCACGCGCCACGCGGCGGCGGCGCGACTCTTCGGTGCGCTTGGTGCGCATCCGCTCGGCCTTGATCGACGACTCGTCGACCCGGACGATCAGGTGGCGCAGCAGGCCCTCGGTCACCTTGAGGCGGCGGTCGATTTCCTTCATCAACTCGGCCGAGCCGGTGATCACTTCGAGGACATAGAAGCCTTCTTTGTGATGGCCGATCTCGTAAGCGAGGCGGCGCCGGCCCCAGGGGGCGACGTTCTCGCTCTTGTCGATGGTGCCGCCCATGCGTTCGACGATGTCGGCCACCTGCTGGTGCAGGTCGGCGACCTCCGTTTCGGGCGCGTCCGGCTTGAGGACGTAGATCAACTCGTACGTACGGTTACTCATTACTGCTCCTTGTGGACTCCTTGGAAAGCCTTGAATCCGCTTTCCTCCGAGGCCACCGTAGTGGCAAGGAGAACCAGGCTGCGTTATGCAGGTCCCGGGTCTTGCTTCTCTGCTGCGTTGAACGCGCTCATCACGCGTTCGATACCATCGGACAAGAATCGCTCCGAGGCATCGGCGGCTCGCAGCACGGCCGCCAAAACTGTGTCGTGTTCGGCCGGTTCGAACCGGCCGAGCACGTGGTCTGACAATTCGCGGCGATGTCCCTTAGTGACATCGTCGCCGCGCCCTATCCCCACCCGCACCCGCGGAAAGGCCTGCGTGCCCAGGTGCTGGATGATCGACTTCAACCCGTTGTGCCCGCCGGCACTGCCTTCAGGCCGCGCCCGCAACCGTCCCAGTGGCAGCGCCACGTCGTCGGTCACCACCAGCACGTCGGCCGGGTCGATCTTGTAGAACCCCGCGAGCCCGGCCACCGCCTGCCCGCTGAGGTTCATGAAGGTCAGCGGCTTGGCGACAATCACCGCCTCGTCCGCCACCGTGGTCCTGACGTGCAGCGCCGCGAACTTCTCGCGCCACGCCTCCGACAGCCGCCAGCGGCGGGCCAACTCGTCAGCGACGAGAAAGCCCACGTTGTGACGGGTCTCGCGGTATTCGGGACCAGGATTGCCGAGGCCGACAATAAGTTTCATGCGACTCCCGACTCCCGGTTCCCGACTCCCGGTTACTTCTTCTTGTCGTCCTTCTTCTTGTCGTCCTTCTTGTCGCCAGCCTTGGCGTCCTTGGCGTCGCCGTCCTTGTCGGTCTTGCCCTTCTTGGCGACTTCCGGTTCGGCGGCGCCACCGGCCGGGGCTGCGGCGGCACCTTCAGCAGGCGTCTCTTCGGCGACCTTGATGGTGATGACGTGGACCAGCATCAGGTCGGCATCGGTGACCGGCGTCCAGGCGGCGTTGGCGGCCACGTCGCGGACGTGGATGGCGCCGCCGACGCCCAGGTCGGTGACGTCGATCTCGATCGAGTTCGGAATGTCGGCCGGGAGCACTTCGACTTCGATCTCGCGGTGCACGAAGTCGAGAATGCCGCCGTCGACCTTGACGCCGCGGGCTTCGCCGCGCAGCGTGACCGGGACGGTGACCGTGATCTTGCGGTCCATGTTCACGCGGTAGAAGTCGGCGTGGAGCAGGTGCTGCGAGATCGGATCCAGCTGCACGTTGCGCACCAGGACGCGGGCCTCGTTGCCGCCCGCAATCTTGAGCGTGATCAGGGTGTTCAGGCCCGAGCTGGAGTGGAGAATCTTCATGAAGGGCTTGGGATCGACCGCGACCGCTTCGGGTGCGGGCGCATCGCCGGCCTTCTGGGCCCCGTACACCACCGCCGGAATCTTGCCGGCAACGCGGAGACGCCGGGCTTCGTTCTTGCCCCTGGTGTTACGGGTGACTGCGTCGAGAACTGCTTCCATGACCTGACTACCTTCCTCGGGCTTCGGCCGTGGCCTACACCCTTTGCCGAATTAAACGAGGGCTTAGGGACTTGCCCCTAGGCCCCTAAGTCCGAACTACACAAACAGCGAAGAAACCGATGTCTCTTCGTGGATGCTGCGGATGGCCTGGCCGAGCAGGCGCGCCACCGACAGCACGACGATCTTCTGG carries:
- the rplI gene encoding 50S ribosomal protein L9, translating into MEVILRDHVDHVGKRGDVVKVADGYARNYLLPRKLALPATEANKNWIARERKISEAREGEERGQAEALAERLVALDLQIARKVGDNDTMYGSVTNGDIADLLKEKGFDVDRRKILLPDPLRALGESLVPVKLHRDVTAQLKLTITKEA
- the rpsR gene encoding 30S ribosomal protein S18, giving the protein MAFGGPKRGGPGGARGKDAKDAKGGDKRRGGGFFRRRKVCKFCADKIDDINYKDVKLLSGFVPERGKVLPRRISGTCAKHQRGLRVAIVRARQLALLPYAAD
- the rpsF gene encoding 30S ribosomal protein S6, whose protein sequence is MSNRTYELIYVLKPDAPETEVADLHQQVADIVERMGGTIDKSENVAPWGRRRLAYEIGHHKEGFYVLEVITGSAELMKEIDRRLKVTEGLLRHLIVRVDESSIKAERMRTKRTEESRRRRVARGLPPDRQPGEGPQGEDNDDSGDMMFDGGEMEA
- the pth gene encoding aminoacyl-tRNA hydrolase, producing MKLIVGLGNPGPEYRETRHNVGFLVADELARRWRLSEAWREKFAALHVRTTVADEAVIVAKPLTFMNLSGQAVAGLAGFYKIDPADVLVVTDDVALPLGRLRARPEGSAGGHNGLKSIIQHLGTQAFPRVRVGIGRGDDVTKGHRRELSDHVLGRFEPAEHDTVLAAVLRAADASERFLSDGIERVMSAFNAAEKQDPGPA
- a CDS encoding 50S ribosomal protein L25, whose translation is MEAVLDAVTRNTRGKNEARRLRVAGKIPAVVYGAQKAGDAPAPEAVAVDPKPFMKILHSSSGLNTLITLKIAGGNEARVLVRNVQLDPISQHLLHADFYRVNMDRKITVTVPVTLRGEARGVKVDGGILDFVHREIEVEVLPADIPNSIEIDVTDLGVGGAIHVRDVAANAAWTPVTDADLMLVHVITIKVAEETPAEGAAAAPAGGAAEPEVAKKGKTDKDGDAKDAKAGDKKDDKKKDDKKK